Proteins co-encoded in one Malaclemys terrapin pileata isolate rMalTer1 unplaced genomic scaffold, rMalTer1.hap1 scaffold_58, whole genome shotgun sequence genomic window:
- the ATF6B gene encoding cyclic AMP-dependent transcription factor ATF-6 beta, with the protein MAALAPELLLLHDSGRFLADNLLSSEDWDAALYSCLDDGEEPAALFPCLEPSALFDDGFDLGMDTSPPEPPWDQMPTSLFPDLQVKSEPVSPASSHSSDSSILSLTPDPTRQAASPDDVMGVKAEHPPTPPCMFGDVLAPPVGTVQINLLPAPETQTTPGKPVTPIKAESILSRKPPIQPKPVVVATVPVQPAATPSPTILLQTVPGAQPQPLKPAITVPAPSVVISQSDLLHLPLSGLLKVQPPGKEGPPARLPPSAPKPEAKTIVPAPSQLGPCNPEIDVKVLKRQQRMIKNRESACQSRRKKKEYLQGLECRLREALAENERLRRENTLLRRRLDCVLGESRELKFSPGNRKVVCVMVVLLFIAFNFGPVSISDQKAVETAPPRQGAGVGQSRRHLLGVMEQPPKEEPRELREELAPTSVGKTRFRNLTAALSGMKDLMLRDLDKLFLASDCRHFNRTESLRLADELSGWVRRHQINRRKPLQSRKPRANQESPPRKVPSPSRYVPASPPERPERDSLSELQVYQRPDRTEHHFMDAIDRREDTFYVVSFRRDHLLLPAISHNKTTRPKMSLVMPAMALNESLYNASRGFEVMMQIDCEVMDTRVIHIKSSTVPPFLRRPPAPDNRTQAPSVQPRPGRGPLRSARRPRTFYLGEQGEG; encoded by the exons tttgACGACGGTTTCGACCTGGGCATGGACACCAGCCCTCCAGAGCCGCCATGGGACCAGATGCCAACCAGCCTCTTCCCGG ACCTCCAGGTGAAGTCCGAGCCCGTGTCCCCCGCTTCCTCCCACAGCTCAGACTCCTCCATCCTCTCCCTGACCCCCGACCCCACGAGACAG GCCGCAAGCCCAGACGACGTGATGGGAGTGAAAGCtgagcaccccccgaccccaccctGCATGTTTGGGGATGTCCTGGCCCCCCCAGTTGGCACCGTCCAGATCAACCTTCTGCCAGCGCCGGAGACACAGACAACGCCAG GGAAGCCAGTGACTCCCATCAAGGCTGAGTCGATCCTGAGCCGGAAGCCACCCATCCAGCCAAAGCCGGTGGTGGTGGCCACCGTCCCGGTGCAGCCCGcggccacccccagccccaccatccTACTGCAGACGGTGCCGGGGGCCCAGCCGCAGCCCCTCAAGCCAGCCATCACAG TCCCAGCACCGTCTGTCGTCATCTCCCAGAGCGACCTCCTGCACCTCCCGCTCTCGGGGCTCCTCAAGGTGCAGCCCCCGGGGAAGGAGGGCCCCCCGGCCAggctcccccccagcgcccccaaaCCCGAGGCCAAAACCATCGTCCCGGCCCCGAGCCAGCTCGGACCCTGCAACCCAGAGATTGAC gtGAAGGTGCTGAAGCGGCAGCAGCGGATGATCAAGAACCGGGAGTCGGCCTGCCAGTCGCGCCGGAAGAAGAAGGAGTACCTGCAGGGGCTGGAGTGCCGCCTGCGGGAGGCGCTGGCTGAGAACGAGCGGCTGCGGCGGGAGAACACCCTGCTGCGGCGCCGGCTGGACTGCGTCCTGGGTGAG agcagggagctgaagTTCAGCCCTGGGAACCGGAAGGTCGTTTGCGTCATGGTCGTGCTGCTCTTCATCGCCTTCAACTTCGGGCCCGTCAG catcaGCGATCAGAAGGCCGTGGAGACGGCGCCGCCCAGGCAAGGGGCGGGGGTCGGGCAGAGCCGCCGGCACCTGCTGGGTGTGATGGAGCAGCCGCCGAAGGAGGAGCCGAGGGAGCTGCGGGAGGAGCTGGCCCCCACCAGCGTGGGCAAGACCAGGTTCAG GAACCTCACGGCCGCCCTCTCCGGCATGAAGGACCTGATGCTGCGGGACCTGGACAAGCTGTTCCTGGCGTCCGACTGCCGCCACTTCAACCGCACGGAGTCGCTCCG GCTGGCGGACGAGCTCAGCGGCTGGGTGCGTCGGCACCAGATCAACCGCAGGAAGCCCCTGCAGTCCCGCAAGCCACGCGCCAATCAG GAGTCGCCCCCGAGGAAGGTGCCCAGCCCATCGCGATACGTCCCAGCTAGCCCCCCCGAACGCCCAGAGAG GGACTCGCTGAGCGAGCTGCAGGTCTACCAGCGCCCCGACCGCACAGAGCACCACTTCATGGACGCCATCGACCGGCGGGAGGACACGTTCTACGTGGTCTCCTTCCGTAGG GATCACCTGCTGCTCCCGGCCATCAGCCACAACAAAACCACCCGGCCCAAGATGTCGCTGGTGATGCCAGCCATGGCGCTGAATG AGAGCCTGTACAACGCGTCGCGGGGCTTCGAGGTGATGATGCAGATCGACTGCGAGGTGATGGACACACGGGTGATTCACATCAAGAGCTCCACGGTGCCGCCCTTCCTGCGCCGCCCTCCGGCGCCCGACAACCGCACCCAGGCGCCCTCAGTGCAGCCCCGCCCGGGCCGAGGCCCCCTGCGCTCCGCCCGGCGCCCCCGCACCTTCTACCTCGGGGAGCAGGGCGAGGGCTAG